The following proteins are encoded in a genomic region of Candidatus Leptovillus gracilis:
- a CDS encoding long-chain fatty acid--CoA ligase, with protein MEITYADKPWQKSYDAGVPYDIPPLKATILDMLEESARKYPAHVAMNFKGQPISYQKFKEETDAIAAALAANGFKKGDRAVIYMANTPQFVISYFGIMKAGGIVIATNPLYTERELEHQLADCGAETVFVMSRFYPLLKSVQRAGHTRVKRVIVTNIKEYFPPVLKLLFTLLREKKGGDDAKPESGDMTFQDFLALGRRSPAPKVEVTLDDVAMLQYTGGTTGLAKGAIGLHRNLAANMEMLKLWLDWQEAKEGFVGSIPFFHSYGMITAMIFSAAIAGTLYVVPDPRDQKDLLATIDKYKPTLFPGVPAMYIAINNNPDVASGKYDVTSIRACISGSAPLLIETKRRFEELTGGKLVEGFGMTETFVATHCNPLRGENREGSIGLPLPGVECRIVDAVDGETDIPVNEIGELLIKGPTVMKGYWNMPTETINALRDGWLFSGDIARMDDRGYFYIEDRKKDMIIAGGYNVYPREVEEVLVQHPAVVEAAVAGVPDPKRGETVKAWIVKKPGDPTTEEEIVEWCKTQLAKYKYPRIIEFRTELPKTTVGKVLKRDLIKEYKENLDK; from the coding sequence ATGGAGATCACATATGCTGATAAGCCCTGGCAAAAGTCTTACGACGCGGGTGTGCCTTACGACATTCCACCGCTCAAGGCCACGATTTTGGACATGCTCGAAGAGTCTGCCCGCAAATATCCAGCACATGTAGCGATGAATTTTAAGGGACAGCCCATTTCCTACCAGAAGTTCAAAGAAGAAACCGACGCCATTGCCGCCGCCTTGGCCGCCAATGGGTTCAAAAAAGGGGATCGCGCTGTCATTTACATGGCAAACACTCCCCAATTTGTCATCAGTTATTTTGGCATCATGAAAGCTGGCGGCATTGTCATCGCCACCAACCCTCTCTACACTGAACGAGAATTGGAGCATCAACTGGCCGACTGCGGCGCCGAAACCGTGTTCGTGATGAGCCGCTTTTATCCACTCCTTAAAAGCGTGCAGCGCGCGGGTCATACCAGGGTCAAGCGGGTCATTGTCACCAACATCAAAGAATATTTCCCCCCGGTTCTCAAACTCCTCTTCACCCTCTTGCGTGAAAAGAAAGGGGGCGACGACGCTAAGCCAGAAAGTGGCGATATGACCTTCCAGGATTTCCTGGCTTTAGGGCGGCGCAGCCCGGCGCCCAAAGTGGAAGTGACGTTAGATGACGTGGCGATGCTGCAATACACCGGCGGCACAACCGGCCTGGCCAAAGGGGCAATTGGCCTGCACCGCAACCTGGCGGCCAATATGGAAATGTTGAAATTGTGGCTCGATTGGCAGGAAGCCAAAGAAGGTTTTGTCGGGTCCATCCCCTTCTTCCATTCCTATGGCATGATCACCGCCATGATTTTTTCGGCGGCTATCGCCGGTACGTTGTACGTTGTGCCTGACCCACGCGACCAAAAGGATTTGCTGGCTACCATTGACAAGTACAAGCCAACGCTTTTCCCCGGCGTGCCGGCTATGTACATCGCCATCAACAACAACCCCGACGTGGCTTCCGGCAAATATGACGTCACCTCTATTCGCGCTTGCATTTCTGGCTCCGCGCCGCTGCTGATTGAAACGAAGCGCCGTTTTGAAGAGCTGACCGGTGGCAAGTTGGTCGAAGGCTTTGGCATGACCGAGACCTTTGTCGCCACTCACTGCAACCCACTGCGCGGGGAAAATCGGGAAGGCTCGATTGGTTTGCCGCTGCCGGGGGTAGAGTGCCGTATTGTGGATGCCGTTGATGGCGAAACCGACATACCCGTGAATGAAATTGGCGAACTGCTCATTAAGGGGCCGACGGTGATGAAGGGTTACTGGAACATGCCCACCGAAACCATCAACGCCTTGCGTGACGGCTGGCTGTTCTCCGGCGACATCGCCCGTATGGATGACAGAGGGTATTTCTACATCGAAGACCGCAAGAAAGACATGATCATTGCCGGTGGTTATAACGTCTATCCACGTGAAGTGGAGGAAGTGCTGGTGCAGCACCCGGCGGTGGTGGAAGCGGCCGTAGCCGGTGTGCCCGACCCGAAGCGTGGCGAAACGGTGAAAGCGTGGATCGTGAAAAAACCGGGCGACCCGACGACCGAAGAAGAGATCGTAGAGTGGTGCAAGACGCAGTTGGCAAAATACAAATATCCGCGCATCATTGAATTCCGCACGGAACTGCCTAAGACGACGGTGGGCAAAGTATTGAAGCGGGATTTGATTAAAGAATATAAGGAAAATCTGGACAAGTAA
- the pheA gene encoding prephenate dehydratase translates to MVGEQIIAFQGEPGAYSEQAVRQHFGAGAHTLPCRTFTEIFEALHHGRVTHGMLPVENSLAGTVIPAYDLLMDHDLSVQAEAIVKVEHCLMAPAGTQLADLKRVRSHHQALAQCEQTIRRLGITPVEYYDTAGAARDLAANPEPGTAAIASELAAQTYHLEILARNLEDLDFNFTRFFVLGKSTPPRQDPSKTSIIFTTRHVPGALYAVMGELAKRNINLTKIESRPRRNRPWHYLFYVDFEGHEDDPPVRDALLGILKQASFLKVLGSYPAAKQLTIDN, encoded by the coding sequence ATGGTCGGGGAACAAATAATTGCTTTTCAGGGGGAGCCGGGCGCTTATTCGGAGCAGGCGGTGCGGCAGCATTTTGGCGCGGGGGCGCACACGCTGCCCTGCCGCACGTTTACAGAGATATTCGAGGCGCTGCATCACGGCCGTGTTACCCACGGCATGTTACCGGTCGAAAACTCATTGGCCGGAACGGTCATCCCCGCCTACGATCTATTGATGGACCACGACCTTTCGGTGCAGGCCGAAGCCATCGTCAAAGTGGAACATTGCCTCATGGCCCCGGCCGGGACGCAATTGGCCGACCTGAAGCGGGTGAGGTCGCACCATCAGGCGTTGGCCCAATGCGAGCAAACCATCCGCCGCCTGGGCATCACGCCGGTTGAGTATTACGACACGGCCGGCGCGGCCCGCGACCTGGCCGCCAACCCAGAACCGGGCACGGCGGCCATCGCCAGCGAACTGGCCGCTCAGACGTATCATCTGGAAATCCTGGCGCGTAATCTGGAAGACCTGGATTTTAACTTCACGCGCTTTTTTGTTTTGGGCAAATCCACGCCGCCGCGGCAAGACCCCAGCAAAACTTCGATCATTTTCACCACACGCCATGTGCCCGGCGCGTTGTACGCGGTGATGGGCGAACTGGCAAAGCGCAACATCAACCTGACAAAGATCGAGTCGCGGCCGCGGCGCAACCGCCCCTGGCACTATCTGTTTTACGTGGATTTTGAAGGGCATGAAGATGACCCGCCGGTGCGTGATGCGCTGTTGGGCATTCTCAAGCAGGCATCGTTTTTGAAGGTCTTAGGCTCATATCCGGCAGCAAAACAACTGACGATTGACAATTAA
- a CDS encoding glycosyltransferase family 39 protein, translating into MIHINRRHALLFMLLCLLVAAILRLPDLAAIPPGVHYDEAANAILTAEIGRGESRPIFIESYTGKEVLFFYLTGLMARLVGETTFALRLTAAFVGLLTVAATYWLGRELFSDRRVALLAAALLAVSFWHLLFSHLGFRVITQPLLQALMTAALFRGLKRQQWPWLVVSGLFLGLAGYTYLAVRLFPALLLVTAVPLLFSRGQANMRWRQLFLVAGVGLVVLSPLLYFFAAHPQAFWVRIGQVGSVSWLTLLASYGRTLQMFFLRGDPYIRFNVPGRPLFSAFWGALLLVGWLVCLLRWRRCQADWQRAAAVLLLSAPFIMILPTALAVNEITPSNLRAIGLIPFIFYLPAVGFVVLMDDLAQRLQRPSLSRYGFVVICGVLLFAEGYMVERLYYRQWGVDPALFYATDGDLTAVAAFLNGLPLDPEETLYVAALHYQHPTIAYLSRRYSDVKWLPNSAAFVLPPTGSALIIYPANSPQPDWTAPFLAGAESLAAVNGPDGQPAFVAYRLTAVPTISPGHAQTVHFGNNVTLLGYDIDPAAAGESLPLTLYWRINAVPAAEFAPFVHLEDAWGMRWSQAQTFAYPVSQWQPGETVVQRVDVPVPPGAPPGDYRLRLGWFNEASGERLPVLDEDGRFAGDSFVLPGAAVTPGTPPDPLPQPPTLVDEQIRPGLQLLGYQRGGSAISTGEALDLAFWWLADRPQARLAIRVEAYRADNVGRILLTTQPVHGTYPFVSWATPQFVIDRQRLPIPLNLQPGVYRLQLRLLDAANESLFEQDLGPLVVNQTERLFTPPETQFAQDATFGGEIQLLGYDLEPGEANGVFDLRLVWQAITPPTADYTVFVHVLNQDGTCCLWQQDSPPQQGRYPTSRWVAGEVVVDEYQIILPETAAPGAYVVEIGLYVPENGRRLQVQSPLLPPSDVVYLQPLIVRE; encoded by the coding sequence ATGATCCACATCAACCGCCGTCATGCGCTGCTCTTTATGTTGTTGTGTCTGCTGGTAGCTGCCATACTGCGCCTGCCCGACCTGGCTGCCATCCCTCCCGGCGTCCATTACGACGAGGCGGCCAACGCCATTCTGACGGCCGAAATTGGCCGGGGCGAGAGCCGCCCTATCTTTATTGAAAGTTATACCGGCAAAGAAGTCTTGTTTTTTTACCTGACGGGGCTGATGGCACGGCTGGTAGGCGAGACGACTTTTGCCTTGCGGCTAACGGCCGCTTTTGTCGGCCTGCTGACGGTGGCGGCGACTTACTGGCTGGGGCGCGAACTGTTTAGCGACCGGCGGGTGGCGCTGCTGGCGGCGGCGCTGTTGGCAGTCAGCTTCTGGCATCTGCTGTTTAGCCATTTGGGGTTCCGGGTAATTACCCAGCCCTTGCTGCAGGCGTTGATGACGGCGGCGCTGTTTCGGGGCCTGAAGCGGCAGCAGTGGCCTTGGCTGGTGGTCAGCGGTTTGTTTCTGGGATTGGCTGGTTATACCTATCTGGCGGTGCGCTTGTTTCCGGCGCTGCTGTTGGTAACGGCCGTTCCCCTGCTGTTCAGCCGTGGTCAGGCTAACATGCGCTGGCGGCAGTTGTTCCTGGTGGCCGGGGTGGGGCTGGTGGTCCTGTCGCCGCTGCTCTATTTCTTTGCCGCCCATCCCCAAGCCTTTTGGGTGCGCATCGGCCAGGTGGGTTCGGTGAGTTGGCTGACGCTGTTGGCCAGTTACGGCCGTACCCTGCAAATGTTCTTCTTGCGCGGCGACCCGTATATTCGTTTTAACGTACCAGGACGGCCGTTGTTCAGCGCGTTTTGGGGCGCATTGCTGCTGGTGGGCTGGTTGGTTTGTTTGCTGCGCTGGCGGCGCTGCCAGGCGGATTGGCAGCGGGCAGCGGCGGTGCTGCTGCTCAGCGCCCCCTTTATCATGATTTTGCCCACCGCCCTGGCCGTCAATGAAATCACGCCCAGCAATTTGCGCGCCATTGGCCTGATCCCGTTTATTTTTTACCTGCCGGCGGTCGGCTTTGTGGTTTTAATGGATGATCTGGCGCAGCGGCTGCAACGGCCGTCTCTCTCCCGCTATGGCTTTGTGGTTATCTGCGGCGTGCTGTTGTTTGCCGAAGGCTACATGGTAGAGCGGTTGTATTACCGCCAATGGGGCGTAGACCCGGCTCTGTTTTATGCGACGGATGGGGATTTAACGGCCGTCGCCGCTTTCCTCAACGGCCTGCCGCTCGATCCCGAAGAAACCCTCTATGTCGCCGCGCTGCATTACCAGCACCCCACCATCGCCTACCTCAGCCGCCGTTACAGCGATGTGAAGTGGCTGCCCAACAGCGCCGCCTTTGTGCTGCCGCCAACCGGCTCAGCGCTGATCATTTATCCGGCCAACAGCCCGCAGCCCGATTGGACAGCGCCATTTTTGGCCGGGGCGGAATCATTGGCGGCGGTGAATGGGCCGGATGGACAACCGGCGTTTGTGGCCTATCGGCTAACGGCTGTGCCCACCATCTCCCCAGGCCACGCCCAAACCGTTCACTTTGGCAATAACGTGACCCTCTTAGGTTACGACATAGACCCAGCCGCTGCCGGGGAAAGCCTGCCGCTGACGCTGTACTGGCGCATCAACGCCGTGCCTGCGGCCGAATTTGCGCCGTTTGTCCACCTGGAAGATGCCTGGGGGATGCGCTGGAGTCAGGCGCAAACCTTTGCTTACCCGGTGTCGCAGTGGCAGCCGGGTGAAACCGTCGTGCAGCGGGTGGATGTGCCCGTGCCACCGGGCGCGCCGCCGGGCGATTATCGGCTGCGTCTGGGCTGGTTTAACGAGGCCAGCGGTGAACGGCTGCCGGTGCTGGATGAAGACGGCCGTTTCGCTGGCGACTCTTTTGTGCTGCCGGGCGCGGCCGTCACGCCCGGAACGCCGCCTGACCCGCTGCCCCAACCACCCACCCTGGTGGATGAACAGATACGGCCGGGGCTGCAACTGTTGGGCTACCAGCGGGGCGGCAGCGCCATCAGCACCGGCGAGGCGTTGGACCTGGCTTTCTGGTGGCTGGCCGACAGGCCGCAGGCGCGTCTCGCCATCCGGGTGGAGGCGTATCGGGCGGATAACGTGGGTCGGATTTTGCTGACGACGCAGCCGGTACATGGCACATACCCCTTCGTCAGTTGGGCCACGCCGCAGTTTGTCATAGACAGGCAGCGCCTGCCGATCCCGTTAAATTTGCAACCGGGCGTCTATCGCTTGCAGCTTCGGCTGCTAGATGCGGCCAATGAATCGCTGTTTGAACAAGACCTGGGGCCGTTGGTCGTGAACCAGACGGAACGCCTGTTCACGCCGCCCGAGACGCAGTTTGCGCAAGATGCCACCTTTGGCGGCGAGATTCAGTTGTTGGGCTACGATTTGGAACCGGGAGAAGCGAACGGCGTGTTTGATTTGCGCCTGGTATGGCAGGCCATTACGCCGCCGACGGCCGATTACACGGTGTTTGTCCATGTTTTGAACCAGGATGGCACGTGCTGCCTCTGGCAGCAAGACAGCCCGCCGCAGCAGGGACGTTACCCCACCAGCCGCTGGGTGGCCGGGGAAGTGGTGGTGGATGAATACCAGATTATTCTGCCGGAAACAGCCGCCCCTGGCGCTTACGTGGTGGAAATTGGGCTGTACGTGCCGGAAAACGGCCGTCGCCTGCAAGTGCAATCTCCCCTGCTGCCGCCCTCAGACGTGGTCTATTTGCAGCCGCTCATCGTCAGAGAGTGA